The Parvibaculum sp. DNA segment CCTTCAGCACCCATGTATCCTTGGTCCCGCCGCCCTGGCTCGAATTGACGACCAGCGACCCTTCGCGCATCGCCACGCGCGTCAATCCGCCAGGCACAACCCGCATGTCGGCGCCCGAAAGAACGAAGGGCCGCAGATCGACATGCCGTGGCGCCACGCCCTCGTCGACAAAGGTCGGACAGGTCGAGAGCGCCAGCGTCGGCTGGGCGATGTATTTCTCGGGCATCGTCTCGAGCCGCAATGCGAATTCGCCAATCTCCTCTTTTGTTGCCTTGGGGCCGACAAGCATGCCGTAGCCGCCCGAGCCGTGAACTTCCTTGACGACAAGCTCATGCAGATGAGCGCGCACATAGGCAGCCTCGTCCGGCTCGCTGCAGCGCCAGGTAGGGACATTTTTGAGGATCGGCTTCTCGCCGAGATAGAACTCGATCATCTTCGGCACATAGGTGTAGATCGACTTGTCGTCGGCGATGCCGGCACCGATTGCGTTGGTAAGATTGACGTTGCCGGCGCGATAGGCGCTCATCAGACCGGCGACACCGAGCGCCGAATCCGGCCGGAAGGTCAGCGGATCGAGAAAATCATCGTCGACCCGGCGATAGATGACATCGACACGCTTCGGTCCCTGTGTGGTGCGCATGTAGACAACGTCGTCCATCACATAGAGATCGGGACCTTCGACAAGCTCGACGCCCATCTGGTCGGCCAGAAACGAGTGTTCGTAATAGGCGCTGTTGTAGATGCCGGGCGTCAGCACCGCGACGGTCGGCTCGCCGATGCAATTGCGCGGCGCGACCGACGAAAGCGTCTTCAGAAGATCGTCGCAATAGTGGTCGACCGGCGCAACATTGTGGCGCGCGAACAGATCGGGGAACAGCCGCATGGTGATTTCGCGGTTCTCCAGCATGTAGGAAACACCGGAAGGCGTGCGGCAATTGTCCTCCAGCACGTAGAACTCTTCCGGCCCGACGCGGACCATGTCGATACCGGCGATGTTGGTGTAGACATTGTGCGGAACGGCGACGCCCTGCATTTGCGCACGCCATGTTTCGTTGAGCAGCACCTGATCGCGCGGCACAACGCCCGCATTCAGGATTTCCTGCGCGCCATAGACGTCGGCAATGAATGCGTTCAGCGCCTTGACGCGCTGCAGGAGCCCGCTCGAAATCTGCCGCCATTCGGCGGCTTCCAGGATGCGCGGGATGATGTCGAAGGGAATAATGCGCTCCGGATCGCCGCCTTCGCCATAGACCGCAAAGGTAATGCCGATACGGCGAAAAAACGTCTCGGCCTCGTCGCGCCGGAGGGTCAATATCTCGGTCGGCGTCTCGTCGAGCCAGGCTTGCAGCGTCCGATAGGCCTGCCGGACCTCCGCGCCCCGGGATCCCATTTCGTCAAAGAAGGCCGACGCCATATTGCTCCTGTCGTTTGCGGCGAATTTTTTCGCCCGTTGACCCTACAGGGAGAGCAAGAGTGATGCCATTCCCGGAAATGTGGCGTTTGCGGCATTGACCCGCAGAAACAGGCTACCTCAGTCGAAAAAACAGGCAGTCTGCCCAAATGATCTTCAGCGGCCGCGCAGTTTTTCGAGCAGTTCGGGCGTCGGGTAGCCGTCGGCCGGCATCCCCACCGTGACCTGATAAGCGCGGATCGCCTTGCGCGTGTTGAAGCCGATGATGCCGTCGACGCCGCCGGTGTCGTAGCCGCGCTCGGTCAGCAGCCGTTGCAGGTCGTGACGTTCGCTGCGTCCCAGCGGCCGGTCGCCGCGCGGCCAGGACGCCGCGATCTCGCCGCGGCCTTTGTAGCGATCGGCCAGCAGATGAACGGCCAGCGCATAGGATGTCGAGGCGTTGTAGGCGAGGATGGTGCGAAAATTGTGCATGACGAGGAAGGCCGGCCCCCGATGACCCGACGGCAGGAAGATCGAGGAATTTTCATCGGCCTCGCCGCCCGGGAAAGGCCGCCCGTCGATGCGCGCGACGCCGGCCTTGATCCATTCCGCTTGCGTTTTCGAAACCGACATGTCCGCTTCGGCGAACTCGAACCCTTGCGGCAGCTTGACCTCGTAGCCCCAGACGCCGCCGCGCCGCCAGCCTGAATTCTGCAGGTAGTGACCGGCAGACGCCAGAGCGTCGGCATGTGAGTTCCAGATGTCGCGCTTGCCGTTGCCGTCGAAATCGACCGCATGGGCATTGTAGGTGGTCGGAATAAATTGTGTCTGGCCCATCGCGCCCGCCCATGATCCGAGCATGCGCTCGGGCTCAATGTCACCCCTCTGCACGATCTGCAGGGCAGCGATGAGTTGCGTGCGGCCATAGTCCTGACGGCGGCCCTTGTAACCCAGCGTCGCCAGCGAGCGGACGACCGACATCGTGCCCTGGAAACTGCCATAGTTCGATTCAAGACCCCAGATCGCCACCAGCACATGACGATCGACGCCATAGGCCTCCTCGATGCGGTCGAGCAGCGCCTTGTTTTCGGTCAGCAATGCCTTGCCCCGCGCAACGCGCGTGTCCGACAGCGCGCCTTCGAGATATTCCCAGACCGGCCGCGTGAACTCGGGCTGGCTCTCGTTCGCTTCGACGACGCGCGGATCGGGGCGGACGCCGCGCATCGAACGGTCGAAGGTCTGCGGCGCAACACCGGCCTTCAGTGCCGCTTCGCGAAAGCCGGTCAGCCAGCCGGCGAATTCGGTATCGTCGGCAAGCGCGGCGGCGCTGCCGGGCGGCGGCAGCGGCACGCCGGGCGGCACATTGGCGGCGCAGCCCGTTACCGAGAAGCCGACCAGCGCGACGGCGGTAACGGCCGACCGCAAGGAAAGCCGGGCTCGCGAGCGGAAACCCGGAAGGATAGAAGCTGGCATCGCGCACTCCAACGCATGTCGATCGGCAGACGCTATCACGGCCCGTCAGAAAATCGAGAGACCGCAACGCCACCGACGGCAAGCATCGGCGCCCCGAACACGAAATCCCTATCGGTGAAATAAGGCGAGATGTCGACCGGCGCCGGCCCATAGTTAAAGACGAAGCGCCACGGACCGCGCCGCCGCGTCCTGAGACCGGCCGGCAGGGCGCAGACCGAAAGCCCCGCCTCGCGCGCCAGCCGCTCGACAATACGTTCAAGGAGGGCCCCGTCGGCACCCCCCGCCAGATAGTAAGCCCGGCGGCACCGCGTCAGCGCCGGATGGCCGTCTTCGCTCTCGGCCAGCACTTCCGTTCCCGGCGCGGGCTCGACGAATTCGCGCCAGCGGTCAAAGGCGAAGGTCTCGTTGTCGTAGCGAACCGGCACAGCCGAATACGACCGGAAGCTCTCGGCGCGTGTGACCTTGACGCCGAGGACCTCGGCAAGCGGGCCGGGCGCCAGATTGTCGGGAATGCGGTGCGAGGCCGTGCGGCTGCCGCTGCGCGGGCCGACAAGCAGCGTGCCCTCGAAGGTGGCGAGCGCCGCGGCCAGCACGTCCGGAACATGCGGCATGGAAGGCACCAGCACCAGCGCATAGGGGGATAGATCGGCATGTGGGCCGACGATGTCGATATCGAGGCCGAGGCGACGGAGCGCGCGGTACATCGCGAAAACCGGCTCGACATAGTTGAAGTTGCGTCCTTGCGGCTGCACACGCAGGAACCACGCCGCCTCGTAGGAAAAGACCAGCGCCGCCCTGGCGGGTGCGGCCGCACCCAGCGGCCCGAGCGCCTTGAGATCGGCCGACAATTGCTCGACCTCGAAGAGCGCGCGATCGGGCGTGTTGTCGGGCATGTTGAGGCCGGCATGAAACTGTTCCTGCGCGAAGAGCGCCTCCCGCCAGCGAAAGTATGAAATCGTCTCGGCGCCATGCGCGAAACCTTCGAGCCCCCAGAGCCGGACGAGACCCGGCAACGCGTCGGTATTGTATTGGGCCCAATTGACCGGCCCCGGCTGCTGTTCCATCACCCAGAAACGTCCACGCCCCGCGCCACGATAAAGATCGTGGTGGAAGGCCTGCATGTCAGGATCGCCAGTGCGCGCGAAGGCAGCCTTGTGCGCCGTTTCTCCGGGAAAGACATCGAGACTGCCGAGCGGATAGGAATCCCAGGTCGCAATATCGAGGTCCTTCATCACCGCGTAGTGGTCGAAGTCGAGGAAGAAGGTCATGAAATTGTGCAGGATGTCGCGGCCCGGCGAGAGCGCACGAATGATGCCGGTCTGCACGCGGTTGAACGCCGCCACCTGATCGGACGAGTAGCGGTGGAAGTCGGCGCGGTGCGACGGATTGGTCTCGGTGACGGCGCCCGACGGCAAGTCGATCTCGGCGAAGTCGCGATATTCCATGCTCCAGAAGACATTGCCCCAGGCTTCGTTGAGCAGGTGAATGTCGCCATAGCGCTCCTTCAGCCAGTGACGAAAGCCGACAAGCGCTTCATGCGAGTATGAGAGTACCGTGTCGTGACAGCCATACTCGTTGTCGGTCTGCCAGGCGACGATGCCCGGATGCTTGCCGAAGCGCGTCGCAAGCGCCGTCACGATTCGCGCGCATTCACGCCGGTATCCCGCATGGGAAAAACAATAGTGGCGGCGCGAGGCGAAGCCGCGCGGGCGGCCGCGGGCGTCGACCGGCAACATGTCCGGCATCGCGTCGACCAGCCATTTCGGCGGTGTCGCGGTCGGTGTGCCGAGGACAACTTCAAGTCCGGCGTCATGCAGCGTGTCGAGGGCGCGGCCGAGCCAGTCGAAATCGTAATGGCCGGGACGAGGTTCGAGCCGCGACCACGCAAACTCGCCGATCCGGACACGCCTGATGCCCGTGGCCCGCATTCGCCGCGCATCGTCCGCCCACATCGCCTCCGGCCAATGCTCGGGATAGTAGCAGACCCCGATCGTAACGTCGGTGTCGCGCGGTTCGGCCATGGATTCCCCCTCCGGTTTTCTCTAACTTGCCGGAAACGGCGGCAGGACCGCAAGGCGGCAAAAGGGCACGAAACATGACCAGGGTTTGCTTGATCGGCGCGGGCAGCACGGTCTTCATGAAAAACCTCGTAGGCGACATCCTGCTGAACGGGATTTTCGCCGATTGCGAGATCGCGCTGCACGACATCGACGAAGCGCGCCTGAAAACCTCCGCCGTCGTCGCCGCCAAGATCGCCGATGCGCTGTCGGTATCGCCCACGATCACTGCGACGACCGACCGGCGAGAGGCGCTGAGGGATGCCGATTTCGTGATCGTGATGATTCAGGTCGCCGGCTACAAGCCCGGCACGGTGACCGATTTCGAGATCCCGAAGAAATACGGTCTCCGCCAGACCATCGCTGACACGCTTGGCGTCGGCGGCATCATGCGCGGCCTGCGCACCGTTCCGGTGCTGCTGGAGATTACCAGCGACATGCGCGAGCTCTGCCCGAACGCATTGATGCTCCAATATGTCAATCCCATGGCAATCAACTGCTGGGCGCTCAACCGCATGGCGCCCGACATCCGTCATGTTGGCCTATGCCATTCGGTGCAAGGTACGGCCTACGAACTCTCGAAGGATCTCGACGTCGACTACAAATCGCTGCGCTACCAATGCGCCGGCATCAATCACATGGCTTTCTACACGAAGTTCGAGCGCGAACGCCCCGACGGCACGCGCGAGGACCTCTATCCGCGCCTGAAGGAAATCGCGTCGCAAGGCACCGAGCCCGCGTGGAACAAGGTGCGCTACGAGGTGTTGCGCCGCACCGGCTATTTCGTCACGGAGTCGAGCGAACATTTCGCCGAATACGTGCCTTGGTTCATCAAGCGCGACCGGCCGGAACTGATCGAGAAGTTCAACATCCCACTCGACGAGTATATTCGCCGATGCGAAGAGCAGATTGCGGCATGGGAAGCCCAGGAGCGCGAACTGGTTTCGGCGAACCGATTGGAGGTAAAATTTTCGGGCGAATACGGCGCGAAGATCATGCGCGCCGTCGCAACCGGAAAGCCGGCGGTCATCAATGGCAATGTCGCAAACACAGGCCTCATCGACAATCTGCCGGCCGGCGCCTGCGTCGAGGTGCCCTGCCTCGTCGACGCAAACGGTGTGACGCCGACACGGGTGGGCGCCCTGCCGCCTCATCTGGCCGCCATGATGCAGACCAACATCAATGTGCAGTCGTTGACGCTGGAGGCGCTGGCAACCGGCAAGCGCGAACACATCTACCACGCCGCCATGATGGACCCGCATACGGCGGCCGAACTGTCGCTCGATCAGATATGGGGGCTCGTCGACGATTTGATCGACGCGCATGGCGACTGGCTGCCGCGCTTTCATTGACGGCCGCGATTGCCGATTTTTGTGTCATTTCCGCGACGTGAATATAAAATCCGGGCCTTGCTTGTGGGGAAGCAGAACCGATTCGTGGCGCGAGAGGAAGCTTGATGGAATTCGCACTGTCCAGAACATGGCAATGGAAGTCGCTGCTGCTCTGGACAGTCCTTTCAGCACTTCTCTTTGCTTCATGGTGGCCCATCGAAGTAACGCGCGCGTGGTGGGACGCCTTCGATATCTGGGTCTTCCATACAACGAATGCCACCGTCACATCGCAGCCGATGGCGGTGATTTGGGCCCTGTCGGGCGACCGGCGCTTCGACTACCTGTCGGCGCTCATCATTCTCGGTGTCTATCTCGCTTACATTTCACGCGGCGATTTCGCGCGATTCCGCGACGGCGTTGCCTTCGGCGTCGTGACGGCGGCAATCCTGCTGGTCGTCATCGTTCTTCAGCGCGAGATCATTTCCTTTCCGCGCCTCTCGCCGTCGCTGGCGCTCGACGCATATCACTCAATCCAGACCTATGTGCCCTGGTCACTCGCCAAGGAAGGTTCCAATTCGAGTTTCCCGGGCGATCACGCCACCGTCACCATGATCATCGCGGTGCTGTGGTGGGTGGGCCTTGGCTGGCGCATGGGCCTGCTCGGCGCCGCTCTCGGCATTGTCTTCGCGATGCCGCGCATCGCCGCCGGCGCGCACTGGGCAACCGACGTCGTGATCGGCGGCGGCGCCGTGACGTTGCTAACGATCGGCATCGTGCACGGAACGCCGTTCGGCTGGTGGGTACATGGCTTTGCTGTACGCTGGACCGACGCTGTGCTCGCGGTGTGGTTCAATGCGGTCAGGCGCCTGAGCGTCGACGGACGCGACAATGTCGATCCGACACGGCAGACGCTGCGTGGCATGTGCATCGGCACGGCGGACCTCATACCCGGCGTCAGCGGCGGCACGATGGCGCTTATCCTCGGCATCTATGACCGGCTGATCGCCGCGATCGCTCATGTCGACATGATGTTTCTGAAGCAGCTCCGGAAACGCGAATTGACGGCCGCACTGCGCCACATCGACTTCCTGTTTCTGCTGCCGCTCGGTTTCGGCGCGCTTCTCGCCATCATTGTCTTCACCCGCGTCGTACCGCTGTCGGTTCTCGTGACCGAGTTTCCCGAAGCGATGTTCGGCTTCTTCTTTGGCTTGATCGCCGCTTCCGTTGTCGGCCTTCTGTCTCATGTCGGCCCGGGCAGGCGCCTGCACTGGATATGGCTTGCCGCCGGCGTCGCCTTCGGGCTCGCCGTCTCGATCCTGGTGCCTGTTCGCACGCCGGACGACATCTGGTTTGTCTTTCTTTGCGGCATGATCGCGATTGCGGCCATGCTGCTGCCCGGCATATCGGGCTCATTCGTGCTTTTGATCCTCGGCAAATACACCGAGACAATCGATGCGCTGGGCCGTCTCGACTTCTCGTTCCTCGTGCCGCTGGCGGCCGGCATCGTCGCCGGCGCCCTGGCCTTTTCGCGCGCCATCGCCTGGTTGCTGACCCATTATCATCGTCAGACGATGCTGACCGTGATCGGCATTCTGGGTGGCTCGCTGCTTGCGGTCTGGCCGTTCAAGGAACGTGAATACGCTTTGATCGACGAAAAGACGCGTCTCATCGCGTCGCATCCCTACTTCCCCGATCGCATTGACGGCACCGTCGTGCTGGGGGTGGCCGCCATGGTGGCGGGCGCCCTGCTGTTCCGGTTTCTCGACCGGCTCGCCCGGAAATCGGCTGAAAACGGAACAACATAACCGCTTCCCGCTTCAAAAACGGCGCTTTCGCGCAACCTTAAGACGGGGTTAAGCGCCGGCATGCTCCAATCGCGGAACATGCTGACGATTTACAATTGCATAACGGTTGAGCACGACCTGAGCCTTGTCTTTCTTGCCGGGCTTGTTTGTACGCTTGCCAGTCTTTCGACTGTCAGTCTTCTCGTCCACGCGCGGGAAGTCGGGCCGGAGCGTCGTGCACTCTGGATTCTGGGTGCTGGCATCGTCGCCGGTTGCGGC contains these protein-coding regions:
- a CDS encoding circularly permuted type 2 ATP-grasp protein, whose translation is MASAFFDEMGSRGAEVRQAYRTLQAWLDETPTEILTLRRDEAETFFRRIGITFAVYGEGGDPERIIPFDIIPRILEAAEWRQISSGLLQRVKALNAFIADVYGAQEILNAGVVPRDQVLLNETWRAQMQGVAVPHNVYTNIAGIDMVRVGPEEFYVLEDNCRTPSGVSYMLENREITMRLFPDLFARHNVAPVDHYCDDLLKTLSSVAPRNCIGEPTVAVLTPGIYNSAYYEHSFLADQMGVELVEGPDLYVMDDVVYMRTTQGPKRVDVIYRRVDDDFLDPLTFRPDSALGVAGLMSAYRAGNVNLTNAIGAGIADDKSIYTYVPKMIEFYLGEKPILKNVPTWRCSEPDEAAYVRAHLHELVVKEVHGSGGYGMLVGPKATKEEIGEFALRLETMPEKYIAQPTLALSTCPTFVDEGVAPRHVDLRPFVLSGADMRVVPGGLTRVAMREGSLVVNSSQGGGTKDTWVLKG
- a CDS encoding lytic murein transglycosylase; protein product: MPASILPGFRSRARLSLRSAVTAVALVGFSVTGCAANVPPGVPLPPPGSAAALADDTEFAGWLTGFREAALKAGVAPQTFDRSMRGVRPDPRVVEANESQPEFTRPVWEYLEGALSDTRVARGKALLTENKALLDRIEEAYGVDRHVLVAIWGLESNYGSFQGTMSVVRSLATLGYKGRRQDYGRTQLIAALQIVQRGDIEPERMLGSWAGAMGQTQFIPTTYNAHAVDFDGNGKRDIWNSHADALASAGHYLQNSGWRRGGVWGYEVKLPQGFEFAEADMSVSKTQAEWIKAGVARIDGRPFPGGEADENSSIFLPSGHRGPAFLVMHNFRTILAYNASTSYALAVHLLADRYKGRGEIAASWPRGDRPLGRSERHDLQRLLTERGYDTGGVDGIIGFNTRKAIRAYQVTVGMPADGYPTPELLEKLRGR
- a CDS encoding beta-galactosidase: MAEPRDTDVTIGVCYYPEHWPEAMWADDARRMRATGIRRVRIGEFAWSRLEPRPGHYDFDWLGRALDTLHDAGLEVVLGTPTATPPKWLVDAMPDMLPVDARGRPRGFASRRHYCFSHAGYRRECARIVTALATRFGKHPGIVAWQTDNEYGCHDTVLSYSHEALVGFRHWLKERYGDIHLLNEAWGNVFWSMEYRDFAEIDLPSGAVTETNPSHRADFHRYSSDQVAAFNRVQTGIIRALSPGRDILHNFMTFFLDFDHYAVMKDLDIATWDSYPLGSLDVFPGETAHKAAFARTGDPDMQAFHHDLYRGAGRGRFWVMEQQPGPVNWAQYNTDALPGLVRLWGLEGFAHGAETISYFRWREALFAQEQFHAGLNMPDNTPDRALFEVEQLSADLKALGPLGAAAPARAALVFSYEAAWFLRVQPQGRNFNYVEPVFAMYRALRRLGLDIDIVGPHADLSPYALVLVPSMPHVPDVLAAALATFEGTLLVGPRSGSRTASHRIPDNLAPGPLAEVLGVKVTRAESFRSYSAVPVRYDNETFAFDRWREFVEPAPGTEVLAESEDGHPALTRCRRAYYLAGGADGALLERIVERLAREAGLSVCALPAGLRTRRRGPWRFVFNYGPAPVDISPYFTDRDFVFGAPMLAVGGVAVSRFSDGP
- a CDS encoding alpha-glucosidase/alpha-galactosidase codes for the protein MTRVCLIGAGSTVFMKNLVGDILLNGIFADCEIALHDIDEARLKTSAVVAAKIADALSVSPTITATTDRREALRDADFVIVMIQVAGYKPGTVTDFEIPKKYGLRQTIADTLGVGGIMRGLRTVPVLLEITSDMRELCPNALMLQYVNPMAINCWALNRMAPDIRHVGLCHSVQGTAYELSKDLDVDYKSLRYQCAGINHMAFYTKFERERPDGTREDLYPRLKEIASQGTEPAWNKVRYEVLRRTGYFVTESSEHFAEYVPWFIKRDRPELIEKFNIPLDEYIRRCEEQIAAWEAQERELVSANRLEVKFSGEYGAKIMRAVATGKPAVINGNVANTGLIDNLPAGACVEVPCLVDANGVTPTRVGALPPHLAAMMQTNINVQSLTLEALATGKREHIYHAAMMDPHTAAELSLDQIWGLVDDLIDAHGDWLPRFH
- a CDS encoding DUF368 domain-containing protein; translation: MEFALSRTWQWKSLLLWTVLSALLFASWWPIEVTRAWWDAFDIWVFHTTNATVTSQPMAVIWALSGDRRFDYLSALIILGVYLAYISRGDFARFRDGVAFGVVTAAILLVVIVLQREIISFPRLSPSLALDAYHSIQTYVPWSLAKEGSNSSFPGDHATVTMIIAVLWWVGLGWRMGLLGAALGIVFAMPRIAAGAHWATDVVIGGGAVTLLTIGIVHGTPFGWWVHGFAVRWTDAVLAVWFNAVRRLSVDGRDNVDPTRQTLRGMCIGTADLIPGVSGGTMALILGIYDRLIAAIAHVDMMFLKQLRKRELTAALRHIDFLFLLPLGFGALLAIIVFTRVVPLSVLVTEFPEAMFGFFFGLIAASVVGLLSHVGPGRRLHWIWLAAGVAFGLAVSILVPVRTPDDIWFVFLCGMIAIAAMLLPGISGSFVLLILGKYTETIDALGRLDFSFLVPLAAGIVAGALAFSRAIAWLLTHYHRQTMLTVIGILGGSLLAVWPFKEREYALIDEKTRLIASHPYFPDRIDGTVVLGVAAMVAGALLFRFLDRLARKSAENGTT